One Nocardia iowensis DNA window includes the following coding sequences:
- a CDS encoding amidohydrolase family protein — MTPRQRVFDAHAHLAPGPEAVARLIETMDRCRIDRAVVVAGGAITPDQLSRQLIEGGYVATDADNDAVLAGCDRSGGRLVPFFFANPHRGGADYRAHGRHFRGLKLAPSVHGVGLLDERTIALVEQAEGFGHGVYLHCVQRPGFGVAALVTLAERFPAVEFVLGHAGVGDLDLYGIDLIKPRPNVVFETSGGFTFVVKTALDRLGADRVLFGTEYPLQHPDVELAKYRVLDLSEDDWRRVAWQNTCRLTGETDG; from the coding sequence ATGACACCGCGTCAGCGCGTATTCGACGCCCACGCGCACCTGGCTCCCGGCCCGGAGGCTGTTGCTCGGCTCATCGAGACGATGGACCGGTGCCGGATCGACCGCGCCGTCGTCGTTGCCGGCGGCGCGATCACCCCCGACCAGCTGTCTCGGCAGCTCATCGAGGGTGGCTACGTGGCGACCGATGCCGACAACGACGCGGTGCTGGCCGGCTGCGACCGGTCCGGCGGGCGACTGGTGCCGTTCTTCTTCGCCAATCCGCATCGCGGCGGTGCGGACTACCGCGCACACGGTCGACACTTCCGTGGGCTGAAACTCGCGCCCTCCGTGCACGGAGTCGGCCTGCTCGACGAGCGCACGATCGCGCTGGTCGAGCAGGCCGAGGGGTTCGGCCACGGCGTCTACCTGCACTGTGTGCAGCGGCCGGGCTTCGGGGTCGCCGCCCTCGTCACCCTGGCGGAACGGTTCCCGGCTGTCGAATTCGTCCTCGGCCACGCGGGTGTCGGCGATCTCGATCTGTACGGCATCGACTTGATCAAGCCGCGGCCCAACGTGGTCTTCGAGACCTCGGGCGGCTTCACGTTCGTGGTCAAAACCGCACTCGACCGACTCGGTGCCGACCGGGTTCTGTTCGGAACCGAGTACCCGCTGCAACACCCCGATGTCGAGCTCGCCAAGTACCGGGTGCTCGACCTGTCCGAGGACGACTGGCGACGGGTGGCCTGGCAGAACACCTGCCGACTGACAGGAGAGACCGACGGATGA
- a CDS encoding AMP-binding protein: MNETSPALPQLGQWGSLDELYQLQDKRLPEALEMARRSPFYGTGPDPADLSAMPLTTKQHLRESYPWGMLAVDKRELATYHESSGTSGEPTPSYFTERDWHDVIDRFARSAIGLRPSDTVMVRTPYSMLTTAHQAHQAARLCGATVVPADNRSLVMPYSRVIRALRDLSISVAWCLPSECLLWAAAARAAGLRPEQDFPALRGFLLAGEPLTPARRSRIQQLWGGTPVLQDYGSTETGSLAGECSAGRLHLWADRFLAEVYDPETGVSAREGRGRLVITTLYRAAMPLVRYDLEDTVVITAEDCPCGWQLPTIQVLGRSAAGYPIGDVRIAQHDVEQLVFGLPVERNVLFWRGRATSARLELEIEVPDDQRAAACAELTAEVQAHHGVDCTVTGVSTGTLVPPQTLASATEFVKPKNLFAADEDWSRAVIYY, translated from the coding sequence ATGAACGAAACATCGCCCGCGCTGCCACAACTGGGGCAGTGGGGATCGCTGGACGAGCTGTATCAACTCCAGGACAAGCGCCTTCCTGAGGCACTCGAAATGGCCCGTCGCTCGCCGTTCTACGGCACCGGGCCGGATCCGGCCGACCTTTCCGCGATGCCGTTGACCACCAAACAGCATCTGCGCGAGAGCTATCCGTGGGGCATGCTGGCCGTCGACAAACGGGAGCTCGCGACCTACCACGAATCGAGTGGGACCTCCGGTGAGCCGACACCGTCGTACTTCACCGAACGGGACTGGCACGACGTCATCGATCGCTTCGCGCGCAGCGCCATCGGACTGCGGCCGTCGGACACCGTCATGGTGCGCACGCCCTACTCGATGCTGACTACCGCGCACCAAGCCCATCAGGCCGCGCGGCTGTGCGGGGCCACGGTGGTGCCTGCGGACAATCGCTCGCTGGTCATGCCGTATTCGCGAGTGATCCGTGCGCTGCGCGACCTGTCGATCTCGGTCGCCTGGTGCCTGCCGAGCGAGTGCCTGCTATGGGCCGCGGCCGCGCGAGCAGCAGGGTTGCGCCCGGAACAGGACTTTCCGGCGCTGCGGGGATTTCTACTCGCCGGTGAGCCGTTGACACCGGCGCGACGGTCCCGGATACAGCAACTGTGGGGCGGGACCCCCGTCCTTCAGGACTACGGTTCCACCGAGACCGGCAGCCTCGCGGGGGAGTGTTCGGCCGGGCGGCTGCACCTGTGGGCAGATCGGTTTCTGGCCGAGGTGTACGACCCGGAAACCGGTGTCAGCGCGCGGGAGGGGCGCGGGCGGCTGGTGATCACCACCCTCTACCGCGCGGCGATGCCGTTGGTGCGCTACGACCTCGAAGACACGGTCGTCATCACGGCCGAGGACTGCCCCTGCGGATGGCAGCTGCCCACCATCCAGGTGCTGGGCCGCTCGGCCGCGGGATATCCGATAGGCGACGTCCGGATCGCGCAGCATGACGTCGAACAGCTCGTCTTCGGCCTACCTGTCGAACGGAACGTGCTGTTCTGGCGCGGACGCGCCACCTCCGCACGCCTCGAGCTCGAGATCGAGGTCCCGGACGACCAGCGAGCCGCGGCGTGTGCCGAACTGACCGCCGAGGTCCAGGCGCACCACGGTGTCGACTGCACGGTGACCGGGGTATCGACCGGCACGCTCGTCCCGCCGCAGACGCTGGCCTCGGCCACCGAGTTCGTCAAACCGAAGAACCTCTTCGCGGCGGACGAGGACTGGAGCCGGGCGGTGATCTACTACTGA
- a CDS encoding FAD-dependent oxidoreductase → MAGELRRAMRAVPTGVALLTCDAAAMVVNSVFSASLDPALMVVSVHNNARILPSLMAQGRFAVNFLTADQQWIVELFATAHRPDGPDIVHLLGGVRGVGGVPLVADALSTIECQLDTVYPAGDHSLLVGRVVAAHPGDSAVPPLVFHRGGFLAGALFESPRSVTLSSSPMTTDVCVIGGGPAGLLLALLLARRGHDTLVLEKREQLRGGPPLAPLLQPPTLQILARLGLLEKLLAEGQQVLGMSEHGSDGSITGWKYDDVPECAFPFALSVPLAVLNGVLMDAVAEQPRIRTRGGVTVTGLTDNGGGYGIQTEEFGVDCHYVVASDGKFSSIREMAGIEAEVFEFDRPLLQLLAPRPAGSPAEMIVHRRPGANAWTVPIAGDEQVVLWLGTAEEAEGHGVGDVGRLTGRLVAAVPALADVLGGVTSWDQVTVVRHHVTQPRIWYRENLVLLGDSAHGMHSLGGQGLNMSLQDAVLLGEVMDQALAQGDRARIAEYQTLRKPFVESFQRFQMSLPALSTHPRAQQEPGPSLVDVMALGQQELRPLYAQLQVDR, encoded by the coding sequence ATGGCAGGCGAACTGAGGCGCGCGATGCGTGCGGTGCCGACCGGAGTCGCGCTGCTCACCTGCGATGCGGCCGCCATGGTCGTGAACTCGGTCTTCTCGGCGTCCCTCGACCCGGCGCTGATGGTGGTGAGCGTGCACAACAATGCGCGCATCCTCCCATCGCTGATGGCTCAGGGGCGGTTCGCGGTGAACTTTTTGACGGCCGACCAGCAATGGATCGTCGAGCTGTTCGCGACCGCACATCGTCCCGACGGTCCGGACATCGTGCATCTGCTCGGTGGCGTGCGCGGAGTGGGCGGCGTGCCGCTCGTCGCGGATGCGCTGTCCACCATCGAGTGTCAGCTCGACACCGTGTATCCCGCCGGCGATCACAGCCTGCTGGTGGGTCGCGTCGTCGCCGCGCATCCCGGCGACTCGGCTGTCCCGCCACTGGTGTTCCACCGTGGCGGCTTCCTGGCCGGCGCCCTTTTCGAATCACCCAGGAGTGTCACCTTGTCTTCGTCACCAATGACCACGGATGTCTGCGTGATCGGCGGCGGGCCCGCGGGCCTGCTCCTCGCCCTGCTCCTCGCGCGGCGGGGGCACGACACGCTCGTTCTGGAGAAGCGCGAACAACTGCGGGGTGGGCCGCCGTTGGCGCCGTTGCTCCAGCCACCGACGCTGCAGATCCTCGCCCGACTCGGGCTGCTCGAGAAACTGCTCGCCGAGGGTCAGCAGGTCCTGGGCATGTCCGAGCACGGTTCGGACGGATCTATCACAGGTTGGAAGTACGACGATGTCCCGGAGTGCGCGTTTCCGTTCGCACTCAGCGTGCCCCTCGCGGTGCTGAACGGCGTTCTGATGGACGCGGTGGCCGAGCAGCCGCGGATTCGTACTCGCGGCGGCGTCACCGTGACGGGCTTGACCGACAACGGTGGCGGCTACGGCATCCAGACCGAGGAGTTCGGGGTCGACTGCCACTATGTGGTCGCTTCGGATGGAAAGTTCTCCTCGATCCGGGAGATGGCCGGCATCGAAGCCGAGGTGTTCGAGTTCGATCGGCCGCTGCTGCAGTTGCTCGCGCCACGTCCAGCGGGTTCGCCCGCGGAGATGATCGTCCACCGGCGGCCGGGGGCGAATGCGTGGACCGTGCCGATCGCGGGCGACGAGCAGGTAGTCCTGTGGCTCGGGACAGCTGAGGAGGCCGAGGGGCATGGCGTCGGTGACGTCGGCCGGCTCACCGGCCGACTGGTGGCCGCAGTACCCGCCCTCGCCGATGTGCTCGGCGGGGTCACGAGCTGGGATCAGGTCACCGTGGTCCGGCACCACGTGACGCAACCCCGGATCTGGTATCGGGAGAATCTGGTGCTGCTTGGCGACAGCGCACACGGCATGCATTCCCTCGGCGGTCAGGGGCTCAACATGTCGCTGCAGGACGCCGTGCTGCTCGGCGAGGTGATGGATCAGGCACTGGCACAAGGTGATCGGGCGCGTATCGCCGAGTATCAGACCCTGCGCAAGCCGTTCGTCGAGAGCTTTCAGCGCTTTCAAATGAGCCTGCCCGCGCTGTCGACCCACCCCCGGGCACAACAGGAGCCGGGTCCGTCGCTGGTGGATGTCATGGCGCTCGGCCAACAGGAACTCCGGCCGCTGTATGCGCAACTCCAGGTGGACCGATGA